The region attacacaaaaatataaacaaaaaaaaaattgagtgcgATTTGGAAAGAAAATGTCAACACGAAATTCGCAAACGCTAATGCAGACGACCGGTGATGatacttttgattttttgttcaaaattgtcCTAATCGGTGATTGCTCGGTgggtaaaactaaaattgttcAGCGATTTAAAACAGGACATTTCACTGAAAGCCATGCCAATACCATTGGGGTCGACTTCTCCATGAAAACAATTACTGTCGATGGTAAAAGGGTCAAGGTATGTGATCAAATAAGACAGATTCCCAAATTTAAATCGTTTGATATCAACAAAGCACTGTACGCCCACACAAAATATCTTAATGTGATTCATTGACACATAATTTGATGTCTAGATTTGCTATAGGAAAGTGTAACATTCAATTGACTATATTTTGCCGTGACAGAGGTCAGACCCTCCTATTTAATGTGTTTAGTAACTTAATTAACTCTTAACTTGACAATTTTGTGCTTATGCACACGATACGTTCACCATTCATTAAAGATGAATCGTCGTCGACCAGTTTATTGTTCAATTGTGAAATGGGGCAGACCACTAGACTTTCTATTGCACAAGGTTAATAGAGAAAGACTGTAGACGAAACGTCTGTTCGATGTCATTTAGAGCTAATACGTCACTAAGTTAGACTGAACATTTAGAGAACATAATGAAAGGAATTTCAGTGGAATAGTTACGATAACACTGTAGTAAATCGAATCTTACCTGTACTAGCACTATACGTCTCAGTGACTTGAATCAGACCTATACTAGCATTATACGTCTCATATGACTTGACTAATGCTAACATTATCCTTTCAGACTCAAATTTGGGATACTGCGGTAAGTAAATAGCTACGAATTAGACATGGTGTTGAtgagggactatttttggaaaaacaatttcccttattttcccaaatttgcTCAAATTTTCCTATATATTCTGACGTTTCCATAactttcccatttttttttgtttaaattatggaaaatttgagcaaatttgggaaaatgttttaagtgACAAACACAgccttaaattcaaaaatatttcaaacagGGGCAGGAGCGCTTTCGGACAATTACTCAAAGTTATTACAGATCTGCTGACGGTGTCATTATCGGTAAAGTTCGAATAACATGCATGCACAACCATCGTCGAAGTATGTAAACGGTCTAGTACTGAGAAGTTTGTCATTGGTTTTTATCAAACCGGACTGAAACTGAGTGTCCACTACTTAAATTCGAATGTAGAAGCCTCAATTTGCTTCCTGGATGTTCTAAAAGATTTTACTTACTTCGACAAAATGGTTCTTTCGTTCGCTCAAGCTTTAATTTGTTACTCAATTGGTTAATGTTATCCGCATTTTCAGTCTATGACATTACAAAACGGTCCTCATTCTTGAGTATACAACGTTGGATTGAAGAAGTCCGTCGCTACACCACATTGAACGTAATGTTAATACTCGTTGGTAACAAATGCGATCTAGAGTCTCTGCGAGAGGTAAGATTCCTTGTCAATATGTTCTTTCccttttaaattttgattacgACTGTAATCGTCATTCAGGTGGAATTTGCTGAAGCTGAAGCCATGTGCGAGTACATaccggaaattttatttgtcatGGAAACATCTGCCAAAGAGAATACGAATGTTGACGATGCCTTCATTTGCTTGGCGACGGAATTAAAGGTacgtttttttatatgaaatgcgtcgaaaaattgaattgaatggtTCAAAGGCGAAGAAGAATAGACCTATGATATCCACTAAGGAGAGCCCACAATCGATAAAGTTCTgttgatttttgaaatgaagTGATCCAGAATTTAAGCAGAAAATACCAACACTGCTAACCTTCCAACGACCGATTCTTGAGTAGCTTGTTAGCCGGTTGAGAAGCTGAGCTGATATTAGGAGTTTTTGAgatgaaaaacgaaatgtaTTCAGATTCAAAGATAATGTCGTCGTAATGCGTGTAaacaactaattttttttttttcattaatccACAAAAAGAGACGACACGACAATTTGAACGTTGTCCTTGACGATGCCATCGTTCTGGAACAAGGAACCCCAGTAAAAAATTGCAGCGGATGCAGTGTGACGTGAAAGGGTCATCGTTCCGTTCATTCGTAGCTCTATTCCGTTCGAGTATTAGgaacaaaatgaaacgaacaaaaaagcAAACGTTAAACAATtcttaagaaaagaaaacaaaaaagtgtCACTCATATAGCAATCAATACTCTCGGATTAGGATATTAAAggaaagataatttttttttgtaattttaattttgtttaatttgtggGTAACGATAACTGTAACTAGTATTAGTGTTTCTGACGTTTGAATCTTAAAAACCCTGTAATCTGATATCGTAAATTTTTGCATGTCTATCGGTACACTGGTGAATATTCAGTTAGATTttagagtaaaataaactaattttggattttatttcttttttgactaacttaaaaatttgaatttttatttatttgttgtcgTAATAAAGAGACTTAACGAAAATTCAACTCTTGTTTAACCATTTGTTCTCCACTATATATCTAACGGCAGGTCGGATCAGGTCAGAGCTGTGCAAGATCTGATTTTAACCTGATTTGAACTGATCTTattcaattgatttgaaacaaaacaatgtTGGTCACAAAAGTATCAGGTCAGCCCGGAAATTCAGGTTTAAGGACTATAATCTACAGATTTTACGACTgtaaacaacgcacttcaagcataagTGGTACTCTACATATaaggtactgaaacttgataGTGTGTCTCACAactgtaatatatattatgtacctgttgccaagattgttattttaacgtgtaggacattattgccagagccgaaggcgtgggcagtaatgcctacacgtcaaaataacagtctggcaataggtgcatatcatattttatctgtcgagaaaagatatatcgagataagtaaaaactccctagggagataagctcgagattatcgttctagatagataatagtagattacgttggatgctgcgaaagtaattcattacacaaggacacaattttttcGAGGCAAGTGTAGATTACACTTGTCgagaaaacagttaccgaagcttgttgctcaaaaacttactcgtgagtttgctcgtatcacaaaattgtgtccgagagcaatgaattacgtcgcagcatccaacgtattctggtttattgtctgctcatgcgaaaattgactattctGACTACTCTGACTATTGGCTGTTCTGCAGAAGTTCTACATAAATTCAGTATCTCAATAaaccaaaaccaacaaaacaaaaataaatctgttcttccgataaaacgtttacaaacaaatctagTGTACTGacgaaatcggctcacacgctATACGTCTCCTAAAAAATTGATCCCGAAAACAGCACTCATGTTACATTAGTATTGTCGCAACAGTAGTTACAATTGCGTT is a window of Bradysia coprophila strain Holo2 unplaced genomic scaffold, BU_Bcop_v1 contig_350, whole genome shotgun sequence DNA encoding:
- the LOC119080519 gene encoding ras-related protein Rab-43, which codes for MSTRNSQTLMQTTGDDTFDFLFKIVLIGDCSVGKTKIVQRFKTGHFTESHANTIGVDFSMKTITVDGKRVKTQIWDTAGQERFRTITQSYYRSADGVIIVYDITKRSSFLSIQRWIEEVRRYTTLNVMLILVGNKCDLESLREVEFAEAEAMCEYIPEILFVMETSAKENTNVDDAFICLATELKRRHDNLNVVLDDAIVLEQGTPVKNCSGCSVT